From the genome of Phoenix dactylifera cultivar Barhee BC4 chromosome 5, palm_55x_up_171113_PBpolish2nd_filt_p, whole genome shotgun sequence:
CAGTAAACCTTAGGCCAAACAAAGAGAACAACTTTGGCTTGGCTTGGCAGATGCAAGGCCATTTGGAACGATTGAATTGTATgtcatttggtttcttggttgtGTCACACCCATCAATCCTTCAGAGGCTTGTCATCATGGCCTATAAAATCATGCAGAGCAATAATACTACCTGTTTCAATAGAGACTGATTCACATGTCATCTATTCATGGGCGAGGTCATGTACATGGCTGCATTGCCCTTAAACTAGTTCTGCACATATATGGTCTCCTATCTGCTCTCAGATACTTGACATTTGAACAGGTTTTCCATTTGAACTGGTTTGTGTCAGACCAAGTTGTATTGGAACTAGTACTGTGTTGTTTTAGGTAAACTTTTGCGCTTTAATTTGGTTGGTTCCAACTCAGTTAACGTCAAAGATCAGACTTTGGCATGGATCAACTCAGTAGCTGGTTTACTGCGACTTGATTTTCTGCAGTTCGCCCTGTTAATTATGAAAGGTAAATAAATATGACCTCGACATATGCATTAGTTCACATAACTATAGAGTTTCCACTGCATTGCTGccccctcttttttttgattttatatgtGCTATTGATCTCTCTATTTTCACAACCGTTCTTCTATATAATTGCAGATATTTCACTTGTAAATACCAAAGCAAAATAAGAGTAGTAACTGATACTAGTTGACGTCTCTAGCTTACCaccatatatttttatattctcTACATCCATGAATCAAAATGAAACCTGATTTTACGTCCTTGTATGTCTTTATTTGAATTATTCATCCTCGCTATTTCTCTCTGAGAATCTTTTGAGATATGAGATGATTCATAATTTTAGGCTTTCTACTGTATTAGCTAGCTAGTTGTGATAAAAATGATTTTCTACTATTCTATGTTTCTATATTTTTCGATAGTTATCTATTGTGTCTCAAATTAAAAATGGGCAGGAAATGTTTTGCCCATGGACCCGTTAGGTGGATTCATTACACTTTCACAACACCTCAACAGCTATTTTTTACTTTTCCAACAACTAAAAGtaaaatttcatatattatgttgcAACAAGTTATGATCATCAACGAACTGGAATTCAAAACCTTGGAATATGCCAAATATACCTAGTTGCAAAACTTCTTGTTCCTCCTATAGACTTTTCAGAAATACCTTGATcgttagagtttttttttttttttgccagccTCATTATTGATTGTGATTTTGGAGGCTTTCATATTTGGAATTTTCTTTATGAGTGACTGATCTTTGAAATCTGTCACCCATAAATTGCTTAATTATTCCTCCCCAATTTTACTTCTTCTCTTCATAACCATAGAAAGATATACCTACCTTGGGGCTACATTATTTCCATGTTGATGTGAGGACTTACGTGGATatatatttagtctcacatcggttatttgctgagtAGAACTCAAGCACTTATATAAGattaagaaactcaaataatctttagactagcctttttggataaAGTCTCGGATTATAACAAATAGTATCAAAGCGGACCTTGCTCatggcctatgtggactagagaaCACTGCAGCACAAGATCATTGTTGCTGACCATGGGCTGATCGTGGTGcttatgattaaatttgaattgatttggACCCTTAACTTGGTAAGGATGCCTAGCTTAAATTGGAAGAATATGTGAAGACTCGTGCGGGCATATATTTAGTCTTTTGTCAGATATTTGTTGGATAAatcttgaatatttatacaGAACTAAGTAACTCAAACAgtattttttggatgagattctaGGTTGCTCTACATTTTTTGCATGACGTCCCTGCTTGAGCCATATCAAATATGGCTGCCCATGTTCACTTCCACTTGAGAAACGCAATGCAGTAGTATTCTTGCGTCACCGGCGGCCCGCAAGCACTGGCTCGGATTCGTAGGAATTATTGTACAGTTTTGGTCGGTAAATATCATCAGAAATGAATAATTTGTGTTGGGgatatgaaattttcagattgttTTGCAATATTGTCCAAGCTTGATTTTGGAGCCACATAGGCTTGACATGCAATAATCTAGCTCGCTTGAATTATATACTCAAATAAAATTTGTCGTGTTCATTAACAAAAAGTTATCAttgtatttttctatatatttgTTATTTTCCCGCAAAACTCTTTCATTAAACATCACGGATCCAAGCTAAATTGTATGCCTTTTTTTTCGTTTTGTCTAGGAGATGCTGCACTTAAAGTGGTTTTATGAAGAATTACTGTTCTCTAACTTCCACATTTGTATGCATTTATTTGATTCCTTTTCTTCCCTCCAGTCTCTCTTGAACTCATAGCACCACAACTTGTTCCAAATGACTCTATAATATAATTGAGGGAGTTCGAGGAGTACTTGGCACAATAAAAGCAAATGAAACAGGATCAGCTGTCCATTAAAATCAGAATACCTTATTTTTTCTGGGAGAATCTTTTTGGAAGCTTCCTTTCCTCTATTTAAGGGGGCCCGACAACGGAAGCCGTTCACCAGAGAAGCCAATTCCTTAAATGCACGACACAAAGTTGGTACCTAACTGCCTATCTTTGGGTCATTTTGGCCAGCGGTATCTTTTCACGATGGGCTGAGCTCGGGCCAGCCCTATCCAAAGATGAGCATAATTCTCTCAGGCACATATCCTGGCCTTGCCCACCCTTCGGGCCTACCTTCTAGGCCTAAGCCGGGCTTTTTTCATGGCTACAAGCTCCAGGCCAAACCACAGACTTTATgcacatttttaattttattataatattaaaataactaaTATAAAAAACTAAACTTTATTAAGTTCATATTTCAACAGTAATTATCAATTAGATCTACAAACATATTAAATGTAAACAAATAATTCTTGCAAAATAAAGAATTCAAGATAGGCCAGGTTCGAGTGTTGGCTTTAATCCCCAAGCCCAAGCTCGGCTCATTTATTAAACGGGCCTAGTTTTCAGGCCCAGTCCGGTCTGGCACTCCCAAATCTTTAGCCAGAGCCCGTCCAAAAGGTATTGGGGGCCCGTTAACAGGTCTACATTGCACCCAGGTCGTCCATTTTAGAAGAGCATTGGTGCAACACCAAATCAGTTAGGGGCAGGTGGCATATCATAGCGTCAAGTAAAAGCCCATGGACAACGCCTATACCGACTGCtcaggagagagaggaaggaaaacCCATTTCTCCAAGCCTATCCATTCCTTACCTCAAAGTTTTAACTCGTATTTAAACTGTTAATGATTGGGTGGTTTTCTTTGGAAGTATGGAGACTCTTAGAAATAGGGTTTACTTCCGGTCTTGTTTGCATATAGCTCTAGCTGGAGGGAACTTTTCAAACTATACCAATATAAGGTGTTCATCAGGTTATAGAAGGGCATTCCAAATTCAAATAATAGTTCCATGTTTCCTCGACAGTTCTTTTGCAGTAGTTCGTCTTTCATCCATTGCTGGTGAATGCAGcaaagaatttagtttcttatgtAGTGTCTTACCAGTCAGATCATTATACTTTGTCATTTTCCCAGAACTTGATTGACCCAAGTGATCAGGTATATATTAAACATACTAGGTATCCAACaagaataaataattaaagGAACGTACTCAGTATCCGACAAGCATAAAAAATTTAAGTGTAACCTTGGCTTTTAGGATGCATTTGCTTTGCGCCTGGAATTAGAATTAAAATGGgttgaaatagaaatcaaaataacTATATCTCTATACATCTACTTAATGACCGAAATAGGAatataatttaaatattaaaaaaaaaagtaaaaattagattttgaagaattgggACATATTTCTATTCTTTTGGAGTTCGAATAGAAATGAGACTCTCATCAACTGAATCGCTGGAATGGGACTCACTTAGTTCTATTTTCATTCTAAAGTTCAACTCCCTCCAACTAAAAATATCCTTAGTTTCTATAGCCCACGAGATATTGAAATTAAATATGCACCTTCGAAAGGGTGGGATctttaacaaaaagagagataatgacgAGAAAAAGAGCAACCAACCTCCTCCCTAACCCCACCTCCGCCTAGACTTGCACCACCAGCATGTGGAACAAGTGGAAGGTAACCAAAGCTCGCACGTTAACCACAACTTTTCCCTACCCTGCCATTCTCCACCTTTTAAAGCTTCTAGAAGAATGCATCATTTTTTCCTAAACTTTTAGCAATATGTAACCATGTACTTTTTTATAGCACAAACATAGTGATTAGATAAGTCCCTAACGTAATGTTGGTATGGTTTGGTAGATGATGATTTGGCATGAGTCCTCCACATCGTGGATAGTTGTATAGTCTCAATCATGGATGTCCAATTGTTTTTTTGATGACAAGGGAGGCTCCAAAAAAAGGCCACCCAGATGGATGTCCAAATTGTGGGGATGGTTCTTTATATTTTTCTCGACAAACACCTAATTGCTGGTCCAGTTTTAAGCAACTACCCAGGAAGGCAATGGCCCGCGCCATTGATTACGCAGGTGCGATAGAGACTCGAGCAAGATTTTTTGGTATGGAAAATGGAGGGGTTCACATTGCGACCACCTCTCTTAATGGTCGAGGATTACCCAATAATCATTTGAATTGTAGGTCTTATAAATAGAAGTATATTTGCATTAATTACATCATACGCTgcggggtttttttttttttgtttgctaaAAATAGATGGTTTAGGTCCATCAAATTTGAGTACAGCCAATCATATCAGAAAATAAACAATGCCGAAAAAGAACAGGCATCCTTTTttattatccttttttttctttttttttgattttaagaAGGGTTAATCTTTGCATTTTCTATTATAtatccatctcatcatccaataaATCTGGTTCTCACCAAACAAAACCCATCCTATCATCCTGAGTGGCGAGGAATGATATTGTCCAAACAAGGACTCTTTCAACATTGCCACAAATGATTTGCCAAGAAATTAAAATAGATCTtcataacaaagatctttccaaGCTGCTCAAATTAGAACCAAAATATGGTAATACAATTCCTATGTATGGTGACCTTTTTCTACTaatatatccatatctatatttattttatttaaaaaatgcaAATACAGCTGTTAGTCAtatgtaaaaatttatatttatatttattttaattggatatggatataaatatgaatataagtcagataattaaactttattacCATAGAATCAAATATATTACTAAGTAAATGATAAATCAAGTCAATAGCATATTAAGATggccatttatttttttaaaaaaaattatgagtgctatataaaattaaattggattagaaataaaatcaaatattcGGATACGATTTGTATAGTTGTCTAttcatatccatttttttttgataaatatagATACAGGTATCGATATTAATcggatgctcaaatttctatccatatcCAAATAATTTTAGATATGAAAATAAATCGGGATGGATATTATCCTATCCACTCTCATCCCTGCtatgtataatttttttataaaaataatagagGAAGTGGGAcactttttctaattttattgactGTGCCTGCTTTTAGGTTCTGCCGTTAGATAATTTTGGATTGCAGAATAGAGGTTGCTCTTCTCCGACACTTCTAGCCCCTAGAAATTAAATAAAGGGGTAATTTGATCCCTAATTTCTCATACGACTATAAAAGAACTTCTCTGGTAGTGCATTAGCTAACAACATTCACTTGTACGTAATACCAACTTTTACATGCACACATCTTGGTATTTCCAAAGAGGCGAGTTATGCTATATACATATTGGCAGAATTTTTAGTACCACAATTCTAACAGCAGAATTGCATACGTCTTGGGAGGGATTGAaatatgctatatatatatatatatatatatatatatatatatatatatatatatatatatatatatatatatatatatatatatagggagcTTCACAAATTTTTTTAGAGGGTAACTTTATAATGACCGTCCGATGATTTTCTGTTCCACCACTTGTTGATGGTAGTCTGCATCCAAAATTACGAGATTGTAAGAGATTGACGCGCTAATTGTTCTCTATTGACGCCTCGCATATTTATAGAAAGATTAATAATGCTACAGATTAGATGGTATCTAACCACACAAGATcaatgctatatatatatatatatatgggtttCCTCAGGTAATCTTCCTAttcaatatttttagattttattttttttgggttgtATGATCTattcatatttaatttaatgcatcgccaaaaaaaaaaaacagttatgCATAAATTATGGCAATAAATATGATGAAAAGGTTAGTATGCTATCCGACAGGCCGGCCTTAGTCAGGCCGTTGTCATTCCAGCCAACTTTAGGTCACACCTACTGTGGTCGCATGCCGCTATGCTTTGTCTATATTGTTGGTTGGGCACACCGCAATGGTTGTGCCTTTTTGAAGTGGCGAAGCGACATCATATATATGTGGGATGATGGTGATGGCATGGGACGGGAAGAGAGATGCCTGCAATCCTCTCGCTCCCGGAACCTGCTTTTTCTCACCAACTCGCTTCTAGGAGAACAAGACTCCCACCCCTCCTCCTTGTCTCCAAGTCAAACGCCTATATATCCCCACCTCCCAGGCTAGCTTCCACCACCCAAGAGGAGGAAACTCTCGAGAAAGGAGGAGCTTAATTAACCATAGAGCCCATGGGAAGGTCACCATGCTGCGAGAAGGCTCACACCAACAAGGGAGCATGGACCAAGGAGGAAGATGACCGTCTGATCTCCTACATCCGGGCTCACGGCGAGGGATGCTGGCGCTCTCTCCCCAAGGCTGCCGGCTTGCTTCGTTGCGGCAAGAGCTGCCGCCTCCGCTGGATAAACTACCTGCGCCCCGATCTCAAGCGTGGTAACTTCACCGAGGAAGAGGACGAACTCATCATCAAGCTCCATAGCCTCCTCGGCAACAAGTAAGCAATCCCCTAAAACTCACAATAACATTCAGAGGAACACCTGCTAATTAAGGAGTGCTATTGATGATGGCAATACTGAGTCATATGCAGCTCCTTCACTCATCTTAGGGTTGGAGACGAGTTTCTTTTGGTTTGTATTAATTGGTGCTGCAAGCCTACAACTTTATTGCATGGTTGCCTTTGGGCCTTGGAGGTTATTATTCCTTAAAACCATTTGGCTTCTATATGCACTGGAACGCAAGGGTCTGCCAAGCCTACCATCCCAAGGCATGCAGATAGATTTAATTTAGAAAAGAAATTCACAATCATATTATAACAATATTTAATATATCAGCAGTTGATTTGATATCATGTTCGCTAATCAACAACTTTTATAATTTCCCACAGATGGTCTCTTATAGCAGGAAGGTTGCCAGGGAGGACGGATAACGAGATAAAGAACTACTGGAACACACACATCAGAAGGAAGCTGGTGAGTCGGGGAATTGACCCCGCCACGCACCGTCCGATCCATGCACCTCCGTCGGACTTCATTATCAGTTTTgctgagagagaggagaaggatgGGGGAATTCTTCAGCGCGAGGAAGAGAAGGCTAGCAGCAGCAGCGAGGACTCATCATCATGGCAGCGATACAAGCGCCCGGATCTAAATTTAGAGCTGTCTATAAGCCCTCCCTTCCAACAAAATAAATCAGTGCAACCCATCAAGGAGGAGATGAGACTTTGTCTCTCCTGCAGCTTGGGGCTGCAGAAGAGCCAGGAGTGCAAGTGTAACGGCATTCTTGAGCTCCGAACTGGAGTCTTGGATTATAGAGCCGTTGAGATGAAATGAAATGAAGTGCTTAATTATTAGTCTCCTAGCCTTGTTGAGATGGAGcattcaaaaggaaaaaaaaaaaggattatatGATAAATCctgcttttctcttctttctgtaGAATTGTTGGAACAGAATACTGCACTTTTATTGTTTAGCTGTGAtcttttttataaaagaaaGACATGGATTTCTATCGAGAGGTGCTTGATCGATCCTTCTATTTACTAGTTCTCGTTAggtttcataaatattttattggttATATTAACATTTAATTAGAGAAAAAAGATGCTAAAAAACCTTGTCATCCATTTGCTCTTTCTGCAAGTATTTTTGGTGGACAGTTTGGGGCCTGTCTCATTCAATTCATATAGGCTAATGGACAAGAAGGTGAAAGGAGGCAAGCCGATGGTTAGAAGGTTAGGTAACCTATCAAAATAGAAGGATGCAACAAATATCTGGACAAAGTGATGCTATCAATTACCCAAacccaacaacaaaaaaatataggGCACTCGACTGAAAACGGATCACGCGGTAATACGTTGCCCTTTTATCCGATGTTATGTCAGAGATTAACAGTGATTTCACCTTTAGGTTGGGTGGGGACTCTCATGAGAACCTGATCCAAAGGCTTAAATTGATGGTTAATATAATTTTGTCATTACGTTAATTTCTTGTTATTAATCGAAAACAAAACATGTTCTATATGTTGCCCTCCGTCTGGTGCGGTGTCAATGCTTAATGATGTTTTGTCCTCTATCAGGAAGTCTTGGGACCCGCAGGAGATAGAACTAAGTTTCCACAAGGGCAGCCGGGTCAACAGCGGACCAGAATATTCTCTACTTTATTGTTTGAATATATAATACTGTACATTTGCCTTATGAAGTGATCCTTGAAGAAGAATTCAGAGATTTGACATGATTGGTTTTTCAAACAAATGTGTTTCTTAATTACCATAAGTTGTGGAGCTTGGTGGGATGCTCACAAGGCTGCCCACGGGTTGATTACAGTTTATTTATGATTACTTT
Proteins encoded in this window:
- the LOC120110777 gene encoding myb-related protein Hv1-like, with translation MGRSPCCEKAHTNKGAWTKEEDDRLISYIRAHGEGCWRSLPKAAGLLRCGKSCRLRWINYLRPDLKRGNFTEEEDELIIKLHSLLGNKWSLIAGRLPGRTDNEIKNYWNTHIRRKLVSRGIDPATHRPIHAPPSDFIISFAEREEKDGGILQREEEKASSSSEDSSSWQRYKRPDLNLELSISPPFQQNKSVQPIKEEMRLCLSCSLGLQKSQECKCNGILELRTGVLDYRAVEMK